A genomic region of Raphanus sativus cultivar WK10039 chromosome 6, ASM80110v3, whole genome shotgun sequence contains the following coding sequences:
- the LOC108806673 gene encoding transcription factor HBI1: MLESLVSLESMSLSSMDVSVLERLKWLQQQQQQQQQQQQQQVLSSTNASPELLQFHGTNNDELLQNTFSHFQMLRSGFGPNYSMGFGPSHEPMDGCISRTNSCQMDQADTVGVMLKNSEENIAFSLKSKRKSEVKTRAEEKTEKKIKVEAETESNMKVKSNLSNTEASSETSKQTSKGASEIQKLDYIHVRARRGQATDRHSLAERARREKISKKMKYLQDLVPGCNKVTGRAGMLDEIINYVQSLQRQVEFLSMKLAVLNPELELAMEDLSVKQFQAYFTNLPVLVASKPSLMVDAPLFPLDQQGSLDLSVINPNQATSIEAPSASWETQSQSLYNTSSLGFQY, translated from the exons ATGTTGGAAAGTCTTGTCTCTCTCGAAAGCATGTCCTTGAGCTCCATGGATGTGTCTGTACTTGAAAGGCTTAAATGGCtgcaacagcaacaacaacaacaacaacaacaacaacaacaacaagttcTGAGCAGTACTAATGCTTCACCTGAACTTCTTCAATTCCATGGAACCAACAATGATGAGTTGTTGCAGAATACCTTCAGCCATTTTCAAATGCTTAGATCTGGTTTTGGACCAAACTATAGCATGGGTTTTGGTCCTTCACATGAACCTATGGATGGCTGCATTTCAAGAACAAATAGCTGCCAGATGGATCAAGCGGATACAGTGGGGGTAATGTTGAAGAACAGTGAAGAAAACATTGCTTTTTCCTTGAAAAGCAAGAGAAAATCAGAG GTTAAGACAAGGGCAGAGGAAAAGacagagaagaagatcaaaGTAGAGGCTGAGACAGAGTCAAACATGAAAGTAAAATCAAACTTGAGTAACACAGAAGCATCTTCAGAAACTTCAAAGCAGACATCAAAGGGAGCTTCAGAGATCCAGAAATTGGATTATATCCACGTGAGAGCTCGTCGAGGCCAAGCTACAGACAGACACAGTTTAGCAGAAAGG GCAAGAAGAGAAAAGATCAGCAAGAAGATGAAGTATCTGCAAGATCTTGTCCCTGGATGCAACAAAGTTACTGGAAGAGCTGGTATGCTTGATGAGATCATTAATTATGTTCAATCTCTCCAGAGACAAGTTGAG TTCTTGTCGATGAAACTGGCTGTCCTAAACCCAGAACTCGAGCTTGCTATGGAGGACTTATCTGTAAAACAG TTTCAGGCTTACTTTACAAATCTTCCTGTATTAGTTGCTTCAAAGCCATCACTAATGGTTGATGCGCCATTGTTTCCGCTGGAccagcaaggatctctagaTTTATCAGTGATAAACCCAAACCAAGCAACATCTATTGAAGCT CCATCTGCAAGCTGGGAAACTCAGTCACAGAGTCTCTACAACACATCTAGCCTCGGATTTCAGTACTAA